From the Actinomadura luzonensis genome, the window GTTGGACTTGCCGCTGGCGTTCGGGCCGATGACCACGAGGAAAGGCGGCACGTTCAGCTTGAAGTCCGCGAACGACTTGAAGCCGTCGATCTCGATGCGGGTGAGCATGCCGCCGTTTCCCCTTCCTAAAGCTCCGGAGCCTGGGACAGCAGGCTGCCGCCCCAGCGGCTCTCCAGGGCGCGCTCGACGGCGGCGCCCACGCGGTAGCAGCGGTCGTCGGCGAGCACCGGGGCCATGATCTGCAGGCCGACCGGCAGGCCGTCCTCGTCGGCGAGGCCGCACGGCACCGACATGGCCGCGTTGCCCGCCAGGTTGGACGGGATGGTGCACAGGTCGGCGAGGTACATCGCCATCGGGTCGTCGGCGCGCTCGCCGATCGGGAACGCCGTGGTCGGCGTGGTCGGCGAGACCAGCACGTCGACCTGCTGGTAGGCGGCCTCGAACTCGCGCGCGATGACGGTGCGGACCTTCTGCGCCTGGCCGTAGTAGGCGTCGTAGTAGCCGCTGGACAGCGCGTACGTGCCGAGCATGATGCGCCGCTTGACCTCGGGGCCGAAGCCGGCGGCCCGGGTCAGCGCCATGACCTCCTCGGCGCTGCGGGTGCCGTCGTCGCCGACGCGCAGGCCGTAGCGCATGGCGTCGAAGCGGGCCAGGTTGGACGAGCACTCCGACGGCGCGATCAGGTAGTACGCCGGCAGCGCGGTGGTGAACGACGGGCAGGACACCTCGACCACCGTGGCGCCCAGCGACTCCAGCAGCTTGACGGCCTCGTGGTAGCGGGCCAGCACGCCGGCCTGGTAGCCCTCGCCGGAGAACTCCTTGACGACGCCGACGCGCAGCCCCGCGATGTCGGGGTTGCGGGCCGCCTCGACCACGCTCGGGACAGGGGCGTCGATGGAGGTGGAGTCCATCGGGTCGTGGCCGGAGAACGCCTCGTGCAGCAGCGCCGCGTCGAGCACGTTGCGGGCGAAGGGGCCCGGGGTGTCGAGAGAGCTGGCGAAGGCGATGAGGCCGTAGCGGGACGAACCGCCGTAGGTCGGCTTCATGCCCACGATGCCGGTCACCGAGGCGGGCTGCCGGATCGAGCCACCGGTGTCGGTGCCGGTGGACAGCGGCGCCTCGTAGGCGGCCACGGCGGCGCTGGAGCCGCCGGACGAGCCGCCCGGCACCTTCGTCAGGTCCCACGGGTTGTGGGTCGGGTGGTAGGCGGAGTTCTCCGTGGAGGAGCCCATCGCGAACTCGTCGAGGTTCGTCTTGCCCAGGATGACCAGCCCGGCCTCGCGCAGCCGCCGGGTGACGGTCGCGTCGTACGGCGGCCGCCAGCCCTCCAGGATCTTGGAGGCGGCGGTGGTCGGCATGTCGCGGGTGGTGAAGATGTCCTTGTGCGCGATCGGCACGCCGGCCAGCGGCCCGAGCTTCTCGCCCGCCCGCAGCCGGGCGTCTACGGCCCGCGCCTGCTCCAGCGTGACCTCGCGGTCCACGTGCAGGAACGCCCTGACCTTGGGCTCCACCTCGGCCATGCGGTCGAGGTGCGCCTCGGCCACCTCGACGGCCGACACCTCGCCCCCGGCGATCATCGCCCCCAGCTCGGCGGCGGTCTTGCGGATCAGGCTCATGCCTCCTCCCCGAGGATGCGCGGCACCTGGAAGCGGTCGTCCTCGACGGCGGGGGCGCCGGACAGCGCCTGCTCGGGGGTCAGGGACGGGCGCACCTCGTCGGCACGGAAGACATTGGTGAGCGGGAGCGCGTGCGACGAAGGCGGCACGTCCTCGGCGGCGACCTCGGCCACCTTCGCGACCGACTCGATGATGGCATCGAGCTGGGTGGCGTAGTGGTCGAGCTCGTCGTCCGTGAGCGCCAGCCTGGACAACCGGGCCAGGTGTGCGACCTCGTCGCGGGTTATGGCGGACA encodes:
- the gatC gene encoding Asp-tRNA(Asn)/Glu-tRNA(Gln) amidotransferase subunit GatC, whose protein sequence is MSAITRDEVAHLARLSRLALTDDELDHYATQLDAIIESVAKVAEVAAEDVPPSSHALPLTNVFRADEVRPSLTPEQALSGAPAVEDDRFQVPRILGEEA
- the gatA gene encoding Asp-tRNA(Asn)/Glu-tRNA(Gln) amidotransferase subunit GatA; this encodes MSLIRKTAAELGAMIAGGEVSAVEVAEAHLDRMAEVEPKVRAFLHVDREVTLEQARAVDARLRAGEKLGPLAGVPIAHKDIFTTRDMPTTAASKILEGWRPPYDATVTRRLREAGLVILGKTNLDEFAMGSSTENSAYHPTHNPWDLTKVPGGSSGGSSAAVAAYEAPLSTGTDTGGSIRQPASVTGIVGMKPTYGGSSRYGLIAFASSLDTPGPFARNVLDAALLHEAFSGHDPMDSTSIDAPVPSVVEAARNPDIAGLRVGVVKEFSGEGYQAGVLARYHEAVKLLESLGATVVEVSCPSFTTALPAYYLIAPSECSSNLARFDAMRYGLRVGDDGTRSAEEVMALTRAAGFGPEVKRRIMLGTYALSSGYYDAYYGQAQKVRTVIAREFEAAYQQVDVLVSPTTPTTAFPIGERADDPMAMYLADLCTIPSNLAGNAAMSVPCGLADEDGLPVGLQIMAPVLADDRCYRVGAAVERALESRWGGSLLSQAPEL